In one Drosophila pseudoobscura strain MV-25-SWS-2005 chromosome X, UCI_Dpse_MV25, whole genome shotgun sequence genomic region, the following are encoded:
- the Edc3 gene encoding enhancer of mRNA-decapping protein 3 isoform X2, with protein MSTTPNSVAAFFGNMIPPKVEVKLGVAVAAGYIGNNRESYCSSSAEGSSGSGEAASAAVSSRPIDIISNGDGYYKQPQSASSYGNVRRNGNGNGNGSYTNGNGNGNGNGNGNGNGNGNGKNKRNRVRRESSMRQTFGSEADDPLLQEEFDFEGNLALFDKQAIWENIESTRPDAARQTVKHHHQHQPEQKYRHDENILASKPLQLRQIESIFDGSKDFVTDDGLIIPTVPSFVRNKIELCAEKAGLSLQRQIDILARGASDLAITLLGGARRLTPANNHQWPKIAIICDGVKNMRTINIGAATGRQLASHGLTVLLYVEQAQLVGQSVEISLFKATDNVIVHAVDALPTPDLVILSTNTATLSDAIKNWLRLNRASVLAIDPPPCGINDVAIKYSILPILPLNGISTAAAASSSSSAAATPTPLPSTSSAAAAAAAAAAAAVAKPATPSSTNNCGKLYLCNLGIPDKFYRDCGIKYKSPYGHKYVIPIHSKD; from the exons atgtCGACGACTCCGAATAGTGTGGCGGCATTCTTTGGCAACATGATACCGCCCAAGGTAGAGGTGAAGCTGGGGGTTGCTGTTGCAGCCGGCTACATTGGGAACAATCGAGAGAGctactgcagcagcagtgcggAGGGTAGCAGTGGAAGTGGCGAGGCAGCATCGGCGGCAGTCAGCAGCAGGCCCATCGATATCATAAGCAACGGCGATGGATACTACAAGCAGCCGCAGTCAGCTTCAAGCTACGGCAACGTCAGAaggaatggaaatggcaatggaaacGGCTCTTACaccaatggcaatggcaatggcaacgggaatggaaatggaaatggaaatggtaaCGGCAACGGCAAGAATAAACGTAATAGGGTGCGACGAGAGAGTAGCATGCGGCAGACATTTGGCAGCGAGGCAGATGATCCACTGCTCCAGGAAGAGTTTGATTTCGAGGGGAATCTGGCGTTGTTCGACAAGCAGGCCATTTGGGAGAACATCGAGTCGACGCGACCCGATGCAGCGCGGCAAACCGTgaaacatcatcatcagcatcagccagAGCAGAAGTATCGTCACGACGAGAACATCCTGGCCAGCAAGCCACTTCAGTTGCGCCAGATAGAGAGCATTTTTGATGGCAGCAAGGACTTTGTGACTGATGATGGGCTGATTATACCAACCGTACCGTCATTTGTGCGCAACAAGATTGAGCTGTGTGCCGAGAAGGCGGGTCTGTCGCTGCAGCGGCAGATTGACATATTGGCGCGCGGGGCCAGCGACCTGGCCATCACACTGCTGGGCGGTGCTAGACGCCTGACGCCGGCCAACAATCATCAGTGGCCCAAGATAGCCATCATTTGTGATGGCGTCAAGAACATGAG AACAATTAACATTGGAGCCGCTACGGGCCGACAGCTGGCCTCCCATGGCCTGACCGTTTTGCTGTATGtggagcaggcgcagctggtTGGCCAGAGCGTGGAGATTTCCCTGTTCAAGGCAACAGACAATGTCATAGTCCATGCCGTGGATG CCTTACCGACGCCAGATCTTGTGATATTATCGACTAACACCGCTACTCTATCGGATGCAATCAAGAATTGGCTCAGGTTAAATCG CGCCTCGGTGCTTGCCATAGATCCGCCACCGTGTGGTATTAACGATGTGGCAATCAAATACTCTATATTACCTATACTACCATTGAATGGCatatcaacagcagcagcagcatcatcatcatcgtcggcTGCAGCAACACCAACGCCCCTACCGAGCACATCTtcggctgctgcagcagcagcagcagcagcagcagcggctgttGCAAAACCAGCAACCCCTTCATCAACGAACAATTGTGGcaaattgtatttatgtaaCTTAGGTATACCGGATAAATTCTATCGTGATTGTGGCATTAAGTACAAAAGTCCGTATGGACATAAATATGTGATACCGATTCACTCAAAGGactga
- the LOC4813982 gene encoding uncharacterized protein, translating to MDIEEDLDGMPPISIGTFGIPNDPELLDEYALYRPSMGTRRLHSERHREVYAEAFIEHERLGTLADLCVRALAKSQGTVHIAVPVREDPLKLRIHYDSIDVDLPLRECYFVEDVRYWRRVVLAKSTDKSLAQKKLSEYDWRGKGISIKYVEIVEACPAAFWPESEMAELAALVREHVRTMDIRHLQSLSEESFQRHKGSSDSEPDVTSEESEALIVSSDERNTSSEWTDEQEGECSEEQSTEQPDPKNQAKINFNRVETEEEQPAGAGAGAVAVAVAGAAAVEAAVEGVMYLLDDIQEAKRVARGSRNAVRQQLRRLQAARKEAHEQRVHRRTLMRQRPAEQPEKKRRKSRKTVMGVFSMKVEPEPEDDEDKIVDRRNKEKVLERLRRYDFPSEHCHHIDLSFVRFFDNLVSFSLEFLGPHMGRDFHKRHLRFSTEDVVRLARGLQELDKLQIFRLRNSRMDHLKLHVLCRVLKNLKALEVIDFGYDQMSDDCGATLGSLLEGGSMLKALELEYNQLDQNAASAIGAALQQRHQNGASGDAGGTHLQYLGLAHNRMSDRALSTLIHYIAGTEHVEELNVSAITARKEAVSESIGFLLRNHPPLRRLDMTAIPLNSSTGRRLICALESNQKVTHFDCRGCDLDSDEEFEADIIVRRNGFQADHSYIGDETQTEQDIREHFKSIKHPLVKKLEDERARRAECVKVRPPLILTPSDTTIESQVSEKEEAAEYDIWAELGIKTAKASVPQEIVESVSSHSTVLDLGPFHFDPNSFNLEQFREHVQQPGMGNRYYYFKSRREKR from the coding sequence ATGGACATTGAGGAGGATCTGGACGGCATGCCACCCATCAGCATCGGCACCTTCGGGATACCCAATGACCCGGAACTGCTGGACGAGTACGCGCTGTACCGCCCCTCGATGGGCACCCGGCGGCTGCACAGCGAGAGGCATCGGGAGGTCTACGCAGAGGCCTTCATCGAGCACGAGCGCCTGGGCACCTTGGCCGATCTGTGCGTGCGGGCGCTGGCCAAGAGTCAGGGCACTGTGCACATCGCAGTGCCCGTGCGGGAGGACCCGCTGAAGTTGCGCATCCACTACGACTCCATTGACGTGGACCTGCCGCTGCGGGAGTGCTATTTCGTGGAGGATGTGCGCTACTGGCGGCGCGTGGTGCTGGCCAAGAGCACGGACAAGTCGCTGGCGCAAAAGAAGCTCTCGGAGTACGACTGGCGGGGCAAGGGCATCAGCATCAAGTACGTGGAGATAGTCGAGGCCTGTCCGGCGGCCTTCTGGCCGGAGAGCGAGATGGCCGAGCTGGCGGCACTCGTGCGGGAACATGTGCGCACCATGGACATCCGCCATCTGCAGTCCCTCTCGGAGGAGAGCTTCCAGCGCCACAAAGGGAGCAGCGACTCGGAGCCGGACGTCACGTCGGAGGAGTCTGAGGCCCTGATTGTTTCTAGCGATGAGCGCAACACCTCCTCCGAGTGGACAGACGAGCAAGAGGGAGAGTGCTCCGAAGAGCAGTCCACAGAGCAGCCCGACCCGAAGAATCAGGCTAAGATCAACTTTAATAGAGTGGAaacggaggaggagcagccggcaggggcaggggcaggggcagtggcagtggcagtggcaggagcagcggcagtagAAGCGGCAGTCGAAGGAGTCATGTACCTTCTGGATGACATCCAGGAGGCCAAACGCGTGGCGCGTGGTTCCCGCAACGCCGTGCGACAGCAGCTGCGGCGCTTGCAGGCCGCCAGGAAGGAGGCGCACGAGCAGCGGGTGCACCGTCGCACCCTTATGCGGCAGAGGCCCGCCGAGCAGCCTGAGAAGAAGCGCCGCAAGAGCAGGAAGACAGTGATGGGCGTCTTCAGCATGAAGGTGGAGCCCGAGCCGGAGGACGACGAAGATAAGATCGTGGACAGGCGAAACAAGGAGAAGGTGCTGGAGCGGCTCCGTCGCTACGACTTCCCCTCGGAGCACTGCCATCACATCGACCTGAGCTTTGTGCGCTTCTTCGATAACCTCGTCTCGTTCTCCCTCGAGTTCCTGGGGCCCCACATGGGGCGCGACTTCCACAAGCGGCACCTGCGGTTCTCCACCGAGGACGTAGTGCGGCTGGCCAGGGGCCTCCAGGAGCTCGACAAGCTGCAGATCTTCCGCCTGCGCAACAGCCGCATGGACCATCTCAAGCTGCACGTCCTCTGCCGTGTCCTCAAGAACCTGAAGGCCTTGGAAGTGATTGACTTTGGCTACGACCAGATGTCCGACGACTGCGGGGCCACTTTGGGCTCCCTGCTGGAGGGCGGGAGCATGCTGAAGGCCCTGGAGCTGGAGTACAACCAGCTGGACCAGAATGCGGCCTCGGCCATTGGCGCCGCCCTGCAGCAGCGCCACCAGAACGGCGCCAGCGGAGATGCAGGAGGGACGCACCTGCAGTACCTTGGTCTGGCCCACAACCGAATGAGTGACCGGGCCCTGTCGACGCTCATCCACTACATTGCCGGCACCGAGCATGTGGAGGAGCTCAACGTGTCGGCCATTACGGCTCGCAAGGAGGCGGTGTCGGAGAGTATCGGCTTTTTGCTGCGCAACCATCCGCCGCTACGGCGACTGGACATGACGGCTATTCCGCTGAACAGCAGCACGGGTCGGAGACTCATCTGCGCCCTGGAGAGCAACCAAAAGGTCACGCACTTCGACTGCCGCGGCTGCGACCTGGATAGCGACGAGGAGTTTGAGGCAGATATCATAGTGAGGCGCAATGGCTTCCAAGCGGACCACTCCTACATCGGGGACGAGACCCAAACGGAGCAGGACATAAGGGAGCACTTCAAGAGCATCAAGCACCCGCTGGTGAAGAAGCTGGAGGACGAGCGCGCCCGCCGGGCGGAGTGCGTCAAGGTGCGTCCCCCTCTGATTCTCACGCCCAGCGACACCACCATCGAGTCCCAGGTGtcggagaaggaggaggccgCCGAGTACGACATTTGGGCGGAGCTGGGGATCAAAACGGCCAAAGCCTCCGTCCCCCAAGAGATTGTGGAGTCGGTGTCCAGCCACAGCACAGTGCTCGACCTGGGTCCCTTTCACTTCGATCCGAATAGCTTCAATTTGGAGCAGTTCCGGGAGCACGTCCAACAACCGGGAATGGGCAATCGCTACTACTACTTCAAGAGCCGCAGGGAAAAGCGCTGA
- the LOC4811655 gene encoding uncharacterized protein: MALWGGTQCDALPRPNPHQSSAVPLDGSNRSRTPSHLPSDGGFRWVSGSSPDSPSPRRLLRRPLRGRLLDAHRGGPRGGVVLLSEPERVQLDRAHRVGLGVGGALRRPFPQGLPAGVPRRSRALHNAAGAPSAHGGLVPPRLGDRCGQGRAAGAEDAVLRGVLAGREDRGRLRLWNSKFKLRTIQRQLLWRMANARGDETLVFFAVLMTTTTPWLFSRRGAGVPDTPAPRALGGSHRAESKKQQALSNHTLTEDTRPPARHSTPPLRDVCTSIWASIFVDARIAMHGIVSPFLAAIKIHM, translated from the exons ATGGCgttgtggggtggg ACTCAATGCGATGCCCTTCCTAGGCCAAATCCACACCAGTCCTCTGCTGTCCCGCTCGATGGGTCCAACAGGTCGCGCACACCCTCCCACCTTCCCTCCGATGGGGGATTCAGATGGGTGAGCGGCAGCAGCCCAGACTCCCCTTCCCCGCGGAGACTACTCCGACGGCCACTACGAGGGCGACTACTCGATGCCCACCGAGGAGGACCAAGAGGAGGAGTCGTGCTCctgtcagagccagagcgagtTCAGCTCGATAGAGCGCACAGAGTCGGACTCGGAGTGGGAGGAGCTCTCCGACGGCCCTTCCCCCAGGGTCTCCCCGCTGGAGTCCCTCGGCGCAGTCGTGCTCTCCACAATGCAGCCGGAGCACCGTCAGCGCATGGTGGCCTTGTACCACCTCGTCTTGGAGACCGCTGTGGTCAAGGtcgtgctgctggtgctgaaGATGCTGTGCTGCGCGGAGTTCTGGCTGGTCGAGAAGACCGTGGGCGCCTCCGATTGTGGAACAGCAAGTTCAAGCTGCGCACCATCCAGCGCCAGTTGCTGTGGCGCATGGCCAATGCCCGGGGCGACGAGACGCTCGTTTTCTTTGCCGTGCTCATGACCACGACCACGCCCTGGCTGTTCTCCCGTCGAGGAGCTGGTGTTCCAGATACGCCTGCACCTCGTGCTCTAGGGGGCAGCCATCGAGCAGAAAGCAAAAAGCAGCAAGCATTATCCAATCACACACTGACAGAAGACACACGACCACCCGCCCGACACTCCACCCCTCCCCTCAGAGATGTTTGCACTTCCATTTGGGCATCTATTTTCGTTGATGCCAGAATCGCAATGCACGGAATCGTCTCTCCGTTTTTGGCCgcaatcaaaatacatatgtag
- the LOC4813980 gene encoding putative RNA-binding protein Luc7-like 1 — MSAPSNKMSATDQMRAMLDQLMGTTRNGDERQLKFSDTRVCKSFLLDCCPHDILASTRMDLGECPKVHDLAFRADYESAAKSRDFYYDIEAMEHLQAFIADCDRRTDSAKQRLKETQEELTAEVAEKANAVHALAEEIGKKLAKAEALGEAGEVEDSMELMKEIDELRSKKIKAEHEYRTSMPASTYQQQKLRVCEVCSAYLGIHDNDIRLADHFGGKLHLGFLTIREKLIELEKTAAPRKVELKRTGKIPDRDEEGRGGRNRYFVGGRELDRRSRVHRSRSRERQRQRESERGDRDRERGNSSSNGKAEGSTERSSKEAPEGPDRGSGGGGQRGGRDNDRINRNNDGRDHRDRERDGRRDRDRHMRNDRGRFGGGGGGGSGGGDRRDDRRRSRSRDRSPRGERRNYNHFAGNHNNNHSSNNNHHNNNNNRRRSYSRERYRR; from the coding sequence ATGAGCGCTCCAAGCAACAAAATGTCGGCAACAGATCAGATGCGGGCTATGCTGGACCAGTTAATGGGTACCACCCGTAACGGAGACGAGCGACAGCTGAAGTTTTCGGATACACGCGTCTGCAAGTCGTTCCTGCTGGACTGCTGCCCCCACGACATACTGGCATCCACACGCATGGATCTCGGTGAGTGTCCCAAAGTGCATGATCTGGCTTTTCGTGCAGATTACGAGAGTGCGGCCAAGTCGCGAGACTTCTACTACGACATCGAGGCCATGGAGCACCTGCAGGCCTTCATTGCGGACTGCGACCGACGCACAGACTCGGCCAAGCAGCGGCTGAAGGAGACACAGGAGGAGCTGACCGCCGAGGTGGCCGAGAAGGCCAATGCCGTCCACGCCCTCGCCGAGGAGATCGGCAAGAAGCTGGCCAAAGCCGAGGCCCTGGGCGAGGCCGGTGAAGTGGAGGACAGCATGGAGCTGATGAAGGAgatcgacgagctgcgcagcAAGAAGATCAAGGCCGAGCACGAGTACCGCACCTCGATGCCCGCCTCTAcgtaccagcagcagaagctgcgCGTCTGCGAGGTCTGTTCCGCATACCTGGGGATCCACGACAACGACATCCGTTTGGCGGACCACTTTGGTGGTAAGTTGCATCTCGGCTTCCTCACCATTCGAGAGAAGCTGATCGAACTGGAGAAGACCGCTGCCCCGCGCAAGGTCGAGCTGAAGCGCACGGGTAAGATACCAGATCGTGACGAGGAGGGCCGAGGCGGCAGAAATCGCTACTTTGTAGGTGGCCGTGAGCTGGACCGCCGATCCCGGGTGCATCGCTCGCGTTCCAGGGAGCGCCAGCGTCAACGGGAATCGGAGCGCGGCGACCGGGACCGGGAGcgaggcaacagcagcagcaatgggAAGGCCGAAGGCAGCACTGAGCGTTCGTCCAAGGAGGCGCCAGAGGGACCGGAccgtggcagcggcggcggtgggCAGCGCGGTGGACGCGACAATGATCGCATCAATCGCAACAATGACGGACGGGATCATCGCGACCGAGAGCGCGATGGACGACGAGACAGGGATCGTCATATGCGTAACGACAGAGGACGCTttggtggcggcggtggaggaggCAGTGGTGGCGGCGATCGCCGGGATGACAGACGTCGCTCTCGTTCCAGAGACCGATCGCCGCGTGGCGAGAGGCGAAACTACAATCATTTCGCTGGTAATCACAACAACAATcatagcagcaacaacaatcaccacaacaacaacaacaacagacggCGCTCCTACTCCCGCGAGCGCTACCGCCGTTAG
- the Edc3 gene encoding enhancer of mRNA-decapping protein 3 isoform X1 — protein MGLTDQDWIGCAVSITCDEVLGVFQGLIKQISAEEITIVRAFRNGVPLRKQNAEVVLKCTDIRSINLIEPVNQDVETHSTPTVMNKPTPVKLPHFSNILGKQQQLQQQQQQQQLQLQQKQQQQQPEQDLPMTSRGKANGYGRGEGSGSGGSSAATSALSDKMHQLKLMEANGLNGTRRTPQNSRAPSAQQQQQQQMSTTPNSVAAFFGNMIPPKVEVKLGVAVAAGYIGNNRESYCSSSAEGSSGSGEAASAAVSSRPIDIISNGDGYYKQPQSASSYGNVRRNGNGNGNGSYTNGNGNGNGNGNGNGNGNGNGKNKRNRVRRESSMRQTFGSEADDPLLQEEFDFEGNLALFDKQAIWENIESTRPDAARQTVKHHHQHQPEQKYRHDENILASKPLQLRQIESIFDGSKDFVTDDGLIIPTVPSFVRNKIELCAEKAGLSLQRQIDILARGASDLAITLLGGARRLTPANNHQWPKIAIICDGVKNMRTINIGAATGRQLASHGLTVLLYVEQAQLVGQSVEISLFKATDNVIVHAVDALPTPDLVILSTNTATLSDAIKNWLRLNRASVLAIDPPPCGINDVAIKYSILPILPLNGISTAAAASSSSSAAATPTPLPSTSSAAAAAAAAAAAAVAKPATPSSTNNCGKLYLCNLGIPDKFYRDCGIKYKSPYGHKYVIPIHSKD, from the exons ATGGGTCTGACAGATCAAGATTGGATCGGCTGTGCGGTGTCCATTACGTGCGACGAAGTCTTGGGCGTCTTCCAGGGTCTGATCAAGCAAATCTCTGCGGAGGAAATAACCATCGTACGCGCTTTTCGCAATGGCGTCCCGTTGCGCAAGCAGAACGCCGAGGTGGTGCTCAAGTGCACGGACATACGGAGCATCAACCTCATCGAGCCGGTCAATCAGGATGTGGAGACGCATTCGACGCCCACGGTGATGAACAAGCCCACGCCCGTCAAGTTGCCGCATTTTTCTAACATTCtcggcaagcagcagcagttgcagcagcagcaacaacaacagcaactccaattgcagcagaaacagcaacagcagcagccagaacaGGATCTGCCAATGACATCCAGGGGCAAGGCGAACGGCTATGGGCGAGGAGAAGGAAGTGGAAGTGGTGGTAGCAGTGCAGCTACCTCGGCGCTTAGCGATAAAATGCACCAGCTAAAGCTCATGGAGGCGAATGGACTGAATGGCACAAGGAG AACGCCGCAGAACTCGCGAGCGCCCAGcgctcagcagcagcaacagcagcagatgtCGACGACTCCGAATAGTGTGGCGGCATTCTTTGGCAACATGATACCGCCCAAGGTAGAGGTGAAGCTGGGGGTTGCTGTTGCAGCCGGCTACATTGGGAACAATCGAGAGAGctactgcagcagcagtgcggAGGGTAGCAGTGGAAGTGGCGAGGCAGCATCGGCGGCAGTCAGCAGCAGGCCCATCGATATCATAAGCAACGGCGATGGATACTACAAGCAGCCGCAGTCAGCTTCAAGCTACGGCAACGTCAGAaggaatggaaatggcaatggaaacGGCTCTTACaccaatggcaatggcaatggcaacgggaatggaaatggaaatggaaatggtaaCGGCAACGGCAAGAATAAACGTAATAGGGTGCGACGAGAGAGTAGCATGCGGCAGACATTTGGCAGCGAGGCAGATGATCCACTGCTCCAGGAAGAGTTTGATTTCGAGGGGAATCTGGCGTTGTTCGACAAGCAGGCCATTTGGGAGAACATCGAGTCGACGCGACCCGATGCAGCGCGGCAAACCGTgaaacatcatcatcagcatcagccagAGCAGAAGTATCGTCACGACGAGAACATCCTGGCCAGCAAGCCACTTCAGTTGCGCCAGATAGAGAGCATTTTTGATGGCAGCAAGGACTTTGTGACTGATGATGGGCTGATTATACCAACCGTACCGTCATTTGTGCGCAACAAGATTGAGCTGTGTGCCGAGAAGGCGGGTCTGTCGCTGCAGCGGCAGATTGACATATTGGCGCGCGGGGCCAGCGACCTGGCCATCACACTGCTGGGCGGTGCTAGACGCCTGACGCCGGCCAACAATCATCAGTGGCCCAAGATAGCCATCATTTGTGATGGCGTCAAGAACATGAG AACAATTAACATTGGAGCCGCTACGGGCCGACAGCTGGCCTCCCATGGCCTGACCGTTTTGCTGTATGtggagcaggcgcagctggtTGGCCAGAGCGTGGAGATTTCCCTGTTCAAGGCAACAGACAATGTCATAGTCCATGCCGTGGATG CCTTACCGACGCCAGATCTTGTGATATTATCGACTAACACCGCTACTCTATCGGATGCAATCAAGAATTGGCTCAGGTTAAATCG CGCCTCGGTGCTTGCCATAGATCCGCCACCGTGTGGTATTAACGATGTGGCAATCAAATACTCTATATTACCTATACTACCATTGAATGGCatatcaacagcagcagcagcatcatcatcatcgtcggcTGCAGCAACACCAACGCCCCTACCGAGCACATCTtcggctgctgcagcagcagcagcagcagcagcagcggctgttGCAAAACCAGCAACCCCTTCATCAACGAACAATTGTGGcaaattgtatttatgtaaCTTAGGTATACCGGATAAATTCTATCGTGATTGTGGCATTAAGTACAAAAGTCCGTATGGACATAAATATGTGATACCGATTCACTCAAAGGactga